AAGCGATCGCAGAAAGGTACATCGAGGCCTTCTACAGGGATATGGGCCAACTGGGCCTCGAGAGACCGACCTTCGAACCCAGGGCGACCGATCACATCCCCGGCATGATCCGTCTCATCGGCCTCCTCATCGAGAAAGGGTTCGCCTACCAGAGCAACGGAGACGTCTATTTCTCGGTCGGGAAATTTAAGGATTATGGAAAGCTTTCCAAACGGAACCTCGAAGAGATGCAGGCGGGCGCCCGCGTCGAGGTCGATGAGAAGAAGGCAAACCCCCTGGACTTCGCCCTCTGGAAGGCGAGCAAACCCGGGGAACCTTCATGGACAAGCCCATGGGGAGAGGGAAGGCCAGGCTGGCATATCGAATGCTCGGTCATGAGCCAGGCTTACCTCGGCGAGACCCTCGACATCCACGGCGGAGGAAAAGACCTCATCTTCCCCCACCACGAAAATGAGATCGCCCAGTCCGAGGCGGCCACAGGAAAGCCCTTCGTGAGGTACTGGATTCACAACGGCTTCGTCAACATCCATAAGGAGAAGATGTCGAAGTCGCTCGGAAACATATTGACCATTCAGGAGATCCTGAAACAGTGGCATCCTGAAGTGCTGCGGCTCTTCTTCCTCTCGCACCACTACCGAAGCCCTGTCGACTATTCGGAGGAAGGGCTTGCCCAGGCCAAAACAGGCCTGGATCGGTTCTACACGACCCTTCAGGCCCTTCAAGAAGCGCTCCAAAAACCTCTCCCCGCCACCCCGAAAAGGCACGCCCCCTCGGCGTTCGGCCAGCCCCAAAAAACGATCGAAACCTTTAAGAACCGGTTCGAGGAGGCCATGGATGACGATTTCAACACGGCCCTCGCCCTCGGCCACTGTTATGAGCTCCTTTCGTCCCTCAACAGCCTGCTCGACCGTTCCAAGGCAGAGCCCTCCGATTCCCTCCGAGACCTCCTCCGTCAGGGTCATGAACAGTTAAGGGCGATGGGAAAGGTCCTCGGGCTCTTTCAAGAAGACCCCCAGGTCTATCTGGAAAGGGAGAAACGGGAGGGGCTGAGGCGACTTGGCCTGGCCGAAGAGGAGATCCTCAGGCAGATCGCAGAAAGGGAGGAAGCCCGGAGGCAAAAGGACTGGAAGAGGGCCGATGAGATCCGACAGACCCTGTCATCGAAGGGTATTCTCCTCGAGGACACCCCGTCGGGCACCTTATGGAGGATCAAATAGGATTGGAAAAGTTCAGGGCGACATAGGCCGCTCCGATCATCCCGGCATCGTCCCCGCATTGGGCCCGGACGACCTCGACCCTCTCTCGCTGCCCACGCATCGCCCTCTCTTGGAGCACTTTTCTGGCCGTGGGGAAGAAATGGTCCCAGGCCGCGGCCACCTTCCCGCCGATGACGATTCGCTGCGGGTTGAAGAGGTTGGTCAGGTTCACCAGGCCCAGACCTAAATATCTGCCCATCGCTTTGA
Above is a window of Thermodesulfobacteriota bacterium DNA encoding:
- the cysS gene encoding cysteine--tRNA ligase → MAIRIYNTLTGKKEEFQPLVENRVGMYACGVTVYDLCHIGHARSAIVFDVIYRYLRYKGYEVIFVRNFTDIDDKIIKRALEEGVSCEAIAERYIEAFYRDMGQLGLERPTFEPRATDHIPGMIRLIGLLIEKGFAYQSNGDVYFSVGKFKDYGKLSKRNLEEMQAGARVEVDEKKANPLDFALWKASKPGEPSWTSPWGEGRPGWHIECSVMSQAYLGETLDIHGGGKDLIFPHHENEIAQSEAATGKPFVRYWIHNGFVNIHKEKMSKSLGNILTIQEILKQWHPEVLRLFFLSHHYRSPVDYSEEGLAQAKTGLDRFYTTLQALQEALQKPLPATPKRHAPSAFGQPQKTIETFKNRFEEAMDDDFNTALALGHCYELLSSLNSLLDRSKAEPSDSLRDLLRQGHEQLRAMGKVLGLFQEDPQVYLEREKREGLRRLGLAEEEILRQIAEREEARRQKDWKRADEIRQTLSSKGILLEDTPSGTLWRIK